One Arthrobacter sp. StoSoilB20 DNA segment encodes these proteins:
- a CDS encoding YdcF family protein, with product MLNLVLGLLFAGLFLASYQSDRRRLRNGVLLLVAAWLLLQALLDFLIDLNPWFEWLNLVIVVVPVVSIFVFAGFLIANGITMVHREGPGISSFLPIAVGLAVFLAPVVAFLFVLSGQPVLAGLAALAFFLCAYLGCAFVVFLGYALVYSRMRFSANPAAVIVLGSGLIDGKVPPLLAARLNKALEIYDGGAPVRPVLVPSGGQGPDEPRPESTAMKEYLVAKGASAVDVLEENQATTTRENLAYSVALLADKGIQGPVLVCTNNYHVLRAALLSRRQKINAEVVGAPTARYFVPSAFLREFVAVMRDNRLTNVVLCLPMFGVALLITVALMNSSVV from the coding sequence ATGCTGAACCTGGTCCTTGGACTTCTCTTTGCGGGGCTCTTCCTTGCCTCCTACCAGTCCGATCGGCGCAGGCTCCGCAACGGGGTGCTCCTGCTGGTGGCGGCCTGGTTGCTGCTTCAGGCGCTCTTGGACTTCCTCATCGACCTGAACCCGTGGTTCGAGTGGCTGAACCTGGTGATCGTAGTGGTCCCGGTGGTGAGCATTTTTGTGTTCGCCGGCTTCCTGATCGCCAACGGCATCACCATGGTCCACAGGGAGGGTCCCGGCATCAGCAGCTTCCTGCCCATCGCCGTGGGCCTGGCAGTGTTCCTCGCTCCCGTTGTGGCCTTCCTGTTCGTGCTGAGCGGGCAGCCCGTCCTGGCGGGTCTCGCCGCCTTGGCGTTCTTCCTCTGCGCTTACCTGGGCTGCGCCTTTGTGGTGTTCCTCGGGTATGCGCTGGTGTATTCAAGGATGCGGTTCAGCGCGAATCCGGCGGCCGTGATTGTCCTGGGCTCCGGCCTGATTGACGGCAAAGTCCCGCCATTGCTCGCCGCGCGCCTGAACAAGGCTTTGGAAATTTACGACGGCGGCGCACCGGTCAGGCCCGTCCTGGTGCCTTCCGGTGGCCAAGGCCCGGACGAACCGCGGCCCGAGTCCACCGCAATGAAGGAATATCTGGTGGCCAAGGGGGCGTCGGCCGTCGATGTGCTGGAAGAAAACCAGGCCACCACCACCCGCGAGAACCTGGCCTATTCGGTTGCCTTGCTTGCCGACAAAGGTATCCAGGGACCGGTGCTGGTGTGCACCAACAATTACCATGTTCTCCGCGCAGCCCTCCTGTCCCGGCGCCAGAAAATCAACGCCGAGGTAGTGGGTGCTCCCACTGCCAGGTACTTCGTGCCCAGTGCCTTCCTCCGCGAGTTCGTGGCCGTGATGAGGGACAACCGGCTGACCAACGTGGTCCTTTGCCTGCCCATGTTCGGGGTTGCCCTGCTCATCACGGTCGCACTGATGAACTCCTCTGTGGTGTAG
- a CDS encoding prevent-host-death protein, translating to MKVTRRDGESLVLMSESANAARVSLLELAAQLVAVSTSMEGTLADRMSDRFPWMLALSPDDRVACAEKVLAAARASFATNQPHLAIAELTSWRETATALAAGLGREPVEWLDASESVQRP from the coding sequence GTGAAGGTCACGCGTCGTGATGGCGAATCTCTGGTGCTGATGTCGGAAAGTGCCAATGCGGCGCGCGTTTCCCTGCTCGAACTCGCGGCACAACTGGTCGCTGTTTCGACGAGCATGGAGGGAACGCTCGCGGACCGTATGAGCGATCGTTTTCCTTGGATGCTGGCACTGAGCCCGGATGACCGGGTGGCGTGTGCCGAGAAGGTGCTGGCGGCAGCAAGGGCATCCTTTGCAACCAATCAGCCTCATCTGGCGATTGCAGAACTGACGTCATGGCGCGAAACGGCGACAGCCCTTGCAGCGGGGCTCGGCAGGGAACCGGTGGAGTGGTTGGACGCCTCGGAATCCGTCCAGCGTCCATAG
- a CDS encoding alpha/beta hydrolase, with protein sequence MMAVFVLIHGGGSTSWDWHLVQPMLETAGHEVIAVDLPIENKNAMLKDYTRAATEAADGARHTIVVGHSLGGFTAPLVCDELNSDGLVYLSAMIPMPGETFGEWWTNTGHDRETIPDEAFFNLVPDDLAQQARGKERDQQGAWMSGPWPGRHPDVPTLAILCRDDLFFPAPFMRRQVQDRLGTVPVEIPGGHYATLSHPDAVAAALDDFAQRIAQTRPA encoded by the coding sequence ATGATGGCGGTTTTCGTACTGATTCATGGGGGCGGTTCCACGTCGTGGGACTGGCACTTGGTCCAGCCCATGCTCGAGACTGCGGGCCATGAGGTCATTGCGGTGGACCTGCCCATCGAAAACAAGAACGCGATGCTTAAGGACTACACCCGCGCCGCAACGGAGGCGGCCGACGGCGCCCGGCACACCATCGTGGTTGGTCACTCGCTGGGTGGCTTTACGGCGCCTTTGGTCTGCGATGAACTCAATTCGGACGGCCTGGTGTACCTCTCGGCAATGATTCCCATGCCGGGTGAGACCTTCGGTGAATGGTGGACCAATACCGGGCATGACCGCGAGACCATCCCCGACGAGGCGTTCTTCAACCTCGTTCCGGACGATCTTGCACAGCAAGCCCGTGGCAAGGAGCGCGATCAGCAGGGGGCCTGGATGTCAGGACCTTGGCCCGGCCGGCATCCGGACGTCCCCACACTGGCCATTTTGTGCCGTGACGACCTGTTCTTTCCGGCGCCGTTCATGCGGCGCCAAGTACAGGACCGGTTGGGAACCGTACCGGTGGAGATCCCGGGCGGCCATTACGCCACACTGAGCCACCCGGATGCTGTGGCTGCGGCGTTGGACGACTTCGCCCAAAGGATCGCACAGACACGACCAGCGTGA
- a CDS encoding metal-sensitive transcriptional regulator produces MSTPDLSMSQPDAPAVEVEPEHTAPHGYTSNKDAYLKRLKRIEGQVRGIARMVEDDKYCIDILTQVAAATKALHAVSLGLVEEHIGHCVVGAASEPNPEARAEQIDAKVKEATDAIGRLLR; encoded by the coding sequence ATGAGCACGCCAGACCTGAGCATGAGCCAACCGGATGCACCCGCCGTCGAGGTGGAACCGGAGCACACCGCACCCCACGGGTACACCAGCAACAAGGACGCGTACCTCAAACGCTTGAAACGGATCGAGGGGCAAGTCCGCGGAATCGCGCGGATGGTGGAGGACGACAAATACTGCATCGACATCCTCACCCAAGTGGCCGCAGCCACCAAGGCCCTCCATGCCGTCAGCCTGGGACTCGTCGAAGAGCACATCGGCCATTGCGTCGTTGGTGCCGCCTCCGAGCCCAACCCTGAAGCCCGAGCCGAACAGATCGACGCCAAAGTGAAGGAGGCCACCGATGCCATCGGGCGCCTGCTGCGGTAA
- a CDS encoding heavy-metal-associated domain-containing protein: protein MSQTIQTNVNVSGMTCGHCVSSVSEELESLNGVENVAVDLNPGGLSTVTITSTKELSPSEIGEAVAEAGYLVVANEA, encoded by the coding sequence ATGAGCCAGACCATCCAGACCAACGTCAACGTTTCCGGCATGACCTGCGGCCACTGCGTCTCCAGCGTGAGCGAAGAACTTGAGTCGCTTAACGGCGTCGAAAATGTGGCCGTAGACCTCAACCCCGGTGGATTGTCCACCGTGACCATCACATCAACCAAGGAGCTCTCGCCGTCTGAAATTGGCGAAGCCGTGGCAGAAGCCGGCTACCTGGTGGTAGCCAACGAAGCTTAG
- a CDS encoding heavy metal translocating P-type ATPase, with the protein MSSQETFNQPAHRIIELDIEGMTCASCVNRVERKLGKLEGVEASVNLPLESAHVTVPATVTDQQIVDTVNATGYKATVRQAPPPNTREPHPHETHTSHPTDHEGHGHKSTPQTQEHGAAVTEQAPAHSGTAGGVRQHAGTSEHAASGTAGGVRQHASKGGTTEHAEHGTSGAAEANHTEHTQHTQHTAHEDHMAHGPAASTLRPRLIVAALLTIPVFAISMIPALQFANWGWVAGALALPVVSWAAWPFHRAAAVNARHFASTMDTLVSIGVIAAYLYSAWQLFADPRMTEHPGMESMSGGGLYFEVAAVVTTFLLLGRYLEANAKAKAGNALKALLNLGAKDATILVDGVEEKIPADQLLVDDVIVVRPGEKIATDGVVTDGASAVDASLVTGESVPVEVGPGSAVTGATINTSGRLLVRATRVGSDTTLAQMGRLVSQAQTGKAPIARLADRISSVFVPIVLVIALVTFLLWLFFSGDLNAAFTAAVAVLVIACPCALGLATPVGLLTGTGRGAQLGILIKGPQVLEDTRHVDTILLDKTGTVTSGKLAVDHTVGLNGYSSATVLTLAGAVEAASEHPIAHAIAASAQEATHDGGSLPRVEGFSSAPGGGVRGTVAFEGTTKTVVVGRSGWLEENGITLDSSQREALAAEENAGATAIWVAVDGQPAGIISLSDTIKPGSAAAIQKLKDLGIRPILLTGDNAAVAAQVAAAVGISADDVFAGVLPEGKVEAVRKLQASGATVAMAGDGVNDAAALAQSDLGIAMGSGTDVAIEASDLTVMGSDLGQLVQAIELSRKTLSTIKTNLFWAFFYNAIGIPVAALGFLNPMIAGAAMAASSVLVVANSLRLRSFGK; encoded by the coding sequence TTGAGTAGCCAGGAGACTTTCAACCAACCTGCACACAGGATCATCGAACTGGACATCGAGGGCATGACCTGCGCCTCGTGCGTCAATCGAGTGGAACGAAAACTGGGCAAACTTGAAGGAGTCGAGGCCAGCGTCAACTTGCCCCTCGAATCAGCCCACGTCACCGTCCCGGCAACCGTGACAGACCAGCAAATCGTGGACACAGTCAACGCGACAGGCTACAAAGCCACCGTCCGCCAAGCCCCACCCCCAAACACCCGCGAACCCCACCCCCACGAGACCCACACCAGCCACCCCACGGATCACGAGGGCCACGGACATAAGTCCACCCCACAGACCCAGGAGCATGGCGCGGCTGTAACCGAGCAGGCACCCGCACATAGCGGCACCGCCGGTGGCGTGCGGCAGCATGCAGGCACGAGCGAGCACGCCGCCAGCGGCACTGCCGGTGGCGTGCGGCAGCATGCGTCTAAGGGAGGAACGACCGAGCATGCCGAGCACGGCACCAGCGGCGCCGCGGAAGCCAACCACACCGAGCACACCCAGCACACCCAGCACACCGCCCACGAAGACCACATGGCCCACGGCCCCGCCGCCTCGACGCTCCGCCCGCGCCTGATTGTTGCGGCGCTTCTGACAATTCCAGTGTTTGCCATCTCCATGATTCCCGCCCTCCAATTCGCCAACTGGGGCTGGGTTGCCGGAGCACTGGCCCTGCCGGTGGTGAGCTGGGCTGCCTGGCCGTTCCACCGCGCTGCCGCAGTGAATGCCCGACACTTTGCCTCAACCATGGACACCCTGGTCTCCATTGGTGTCATTGCGGCGTACTTGTACTCTGCGTGGCAGTTGTTTGCCGATCCCCGGATGACTGAACACCCCGGCATGGAAAGCATGTCCGGCGGCGGCCTGTACTTCGAGGTCGCGGCTGTGGTCACCACTTTCCTGCTGCTGGGCCGCTACCTTGAGGCGAACGCGAAGGCCAAGGCCGGCAATGCGCTCAAGGCCCTCCTGAATTTGGGCGCCAAGGACGCCACCATCCTGGTGGACGGCGTGGAGGAGAAGATCCCTGCCGATCAACTTTTGGTGGACGACGTCATAGTGGTCCGCCCCGGTGAGAAGATCGCCACCGATGGCGTGGTCACGGATGGTGCTTCCGCCGTCGATGCTTCACTGGTGACCGGCGAATCGGTGCCCGTGGAAGTCGGTCCGGGCAGCGCTGTGACAGGTGCAACGATCAACACTTCGGGCCGCCTGCTGGTGCGGGCAACCCGCGTTGGGTCGGACACGACGCTCGCCCAGATGGGTCGACTGGTCAGCCAGGCACAGACTGGAAAAGCGCCCATTGCGCGGCTTGCGGACAGGATCAGTTCGGTGTTCGTGCCGATCGTGCTGGTCATCGCCCTGGTCACGTTCCTGCTGTGGCTGTTCTTCTCCGGTGACCTCAACGCAGCCTTCACGGCTGCCGTCGCGGTCCTGGTGATCGCCTGCCCCTGCGCCTTGGGCCTGGCGACTCCGGTGGGACTGCTGACGGGAACCGGCCGTGGAGCCCAACTGGGCATCCTCATCAAGGGGCCGCAGGTTCTTGAGGACACCCGGCACGTGGACACCATCCTGCTGGACAAGACGGGCACCGTGACCAGCGGGAAGCTCGCCGTGGACCACACCGTGGGCCTCAACGGCTACTCATCGGCCACCGTACTGACGCTGGCTGGAGCGGTTGAAGCCGCCTCTGAACACCCGATCGCCCACGCGATTGCGGCCTCGGCGCAGGAAGCAACCCACGACGGCGGCAGCCTGCCTCGCGTTGAAGGCTTCAGTTCCGCACCGGGCGGCGGCGTCCGGGGAACCGTTGCTTTCGAGGGAACCACCAAGACCGTGGTTGTCGGGCGCTCCGGCTGGCTCGAGGAGAACGGCATCACGCTCGACTCCAGCCAGCGGGAAGCACTCGCTGCAGAGGAAAACGCGGGCGCCACGGCAATCTGGGTTGCGGTTGACGGCCAGCCGGCCGGCATCATCAGCCTGAGCGATACCATCAAGCCCGGTTCGGCAGCGGCAATCCAAAAGTTGAAGGACCTGGGCATCCGTCCCATCCTGTTGACCGGCGACAACGCTGCCGTGGCCGCGCAAGTAGCGGCCGCCGTCGGGATTTCAGCGGACGATGTCTTCGCCGGTGTCCTGCCCGAAGGCAAGGTCGAGGCAGTCCGGAAACTCCAGGCCTCCGGGGCCACCGTGGCCATGGCCGGTGACGGCGTGAATGACGCTGCCGCCTTGGCACAGTCGGACCTTGGCATCGCGATGGGCTCGGGCACGGATGTTGCCATCGAGGCATCCGATCTCACGGTGATGGGTAGCGACCTTGGTCAGCTGGTGCAGGCAATTGAGTTGTCCCGCAAGACCCTGTCCACCATCAAGACCAACCTGTTCTGGGCGTTCTTCTACAACGCAATCGGCATCCCGGTGGCGGCACTGGGATTCCTGAACCCCATGATCGCCGGCGCAGCGATGGCAGCGAGCTCGGTGCTGGTAGTAGCCAACTCGCTGAGGCTGCGCTCCTTCGGTAAGTAG
- a CDS encoding DUF2277 domain-containing protein: protein MCRNIRTLHNFEPHATNAEVEAAALQYVRKISGSTKPSKANEEAFAEAVHEIAHITQHLLDSLVSNAPAKNRDEEAAKAKARSAVRFGTA from the coding sequence ATGTGCCGCAATATCAGGACCCTGCATAACTTCGAACCGCATGCCACGAATGCCGAAGTGGAGGCCGCAGCGCTGCAGTATGTGCGCAAAATCAGCGGATCCACCAAGCCTTCCAAGGCCAACGAGGAAGCCTTCGCGGAGGCTGTCCACGAGATCGCGCATATTACGCAACATCTCCTGGACTCCTTGGTGAGCAATGCTCCGGCGAAGAACCGGGACGAGGAAGCAGCCAAGGCAAAGGCCCGGTCGGCCGTCCGTTTCGGGACAGCCTAG
- a CDS encoding WXG100 family type VII secretion target, with the protein MAIWGADVDQLRQLGNKLKAGAENIEQQRSQLKGALDGTDWKGPDADKFRGEWDSQHASNLKKVADALREAGDRAQKNAEQQQQASN; encoded by the coding sequence ATGGCTATTTGGGGTGCAGATGTTGATCAGCTTCGTCAGCTCGGTAACAAGCTGAAGGCAGGTGCCGAGAACATCGAGCAGCAGCGTTCACAGCTCAAGGGCGCGCTTGATGGCACCGACTGGAAGGGCCCGGACGCTGACAAGTTCCGCGGCGAGTGGGACAGCCAGCACGCTTCGAACCTGAAGAAGGTTGCCGACGCACTTCGCGAAGCCGGCGACCGCGCTCAGAAGAACGCTGAGCAGCAGCAGCAGGCTTCCAACTAA
- a CDS encoding EamA family transporter — MSAPTTKADAKGFLASGLGIALFSSAVFGTSGSFAKSMLETGWSPGAAVAVRLTGAALILLIPAVVVLRGRWHQLKDNWLTILLFGLIGVAGCQLFYFNAVARLSVGVALLLEYLAPVMIVLWLWIASRRRPRALTAAGTLLSLCGLVLVLDLTGAVKVDFVGVLWGMAAAVCLVIYFFITAKENDTLPPLVLASGGLLVGAVVMWLVGLLGLLPMTFSAADTTLGPWTTPWWVSAVGLIILATVLAYVSGIMAARSLGSKVASFVSLTEVLFAVIWAWLLLGELPGPIQLLGGLLIVGGVVLVRVDELRGDRRAARVLDHPNDVEPVPSGSVTESPRS; from the coding sequence GTGTCAGCTCCAACGACGAAGGCTGATGCAAAAGGTTTCCTGGCATCAGGACTCGGCATCGCACTCTTTTCTTCCGCTGTCTTTGGCACGTCCGGCTCATTCGCCAAGTCGATGCTGGAAACCGGCTGGTCACCCGGCGCCGCAGTTGCCGTGCGCCTTACAGGTGCTGCGCTGATCCTGCTGATACCCGCCGTCGTGGTTCTTCGTGGCCGCTGGCACCAACTCAAGGACAACTGGCTCACCATCCTGCTCTTCGGACTGATCGGTGTGGCAGGGTGCCAACTGTTCTACTTCAACGCCGTGGCGCGGTTGTCCGTAGGTGTTGCCCTGCTGCTCGAGTACCTGGCTCCGGTGATGATTGTCCTCTGGCTCTGGATTGCCAGCCGGCGGCGGCCTCGCGCGCTGACGGCTGCCGGGACCCTGCTCTCGCTTTGCGGATTGGTCCTGGTGCTTGACCTGACAGGTGCCGTGAAGGTGGACTTCGTCGGAGTCCTGTGGGGCATGGCAGCGGCCGTGTGCCTGGTGATCTACTTCTTCATTACCGCCAAGGAGAATGACACCCTGCCTCCACTGGTGCTCGCTTCCGGCGGCCTCCTGGTCGGTGCAGTGGTGATGTGGCTGGTAGGCCTGTTGGGGCTGCTCCCCATGACGTTCAGCGCTGCCGACACAACCCTTGGCCCGTGGACCACTCCGTGGTGGGTGTCCGCCGTCGGGCTCATCATCCTGGCCACAGTGCTCGCCTACGTTTCCGGCATCATGGCCGCGAGGAGCCTGGGTTCGAAGGTGGCATCCTTCGTCTCACTGACCGAAGTGCTGTTCGCCGTGATCTGGGCATGGCTGCTGCTGGGCGAACTCCCGGGGCCAATTCAATTGCTGGGCGGCCTCCTCATTGTGGGCGGCGTCGTCCTGGTCCGGGTTGACGAGCTCCGGGGCGACCGCCGCGCCGCCCGCGTCCTGGACCACCCGAACGACGTCGAACCCGTCCCGAGCGGTTCCGTCACCGAGTCGCCCCGCAGCTAA
- a CDS encoding CGNR zinc finger domain-containing protein: protein MLFAPDTEVALRSVVNLINTAANGQESLVTLEDLDAFLKAEEFTGSRVNSPAELNSIKHLRSELTALWSADEDTAAKSVNKILADAKALPQLVKHDHWDWHLHATTPEAPLADRMGTEAAMGIIDVIRSREMERMRVCAAEDCDAVVLDLSRNRSKLYCDTGNCANRAHVAAYRARKAAGGE, encoded by the coding sequence GTGCTTTTTGCGCCTGACACCGAAGTTGCCCTTCGCAGCGTCGTCAACCTGATCAACACCGCAGCCAATGGGCAGGAATCACTCGTCACCCTTGAGGACCTCGATGCATTCCTGAAAGCGGAAGAGTTCACCGGTTCGCGGGTCAATTCCCCTGCCGAGCTGAACAGCATCAAACACCTTCGCAGCGAACTCACGGCCCTCTGGAGCGCCGATGAGGACACGGCCGCAAAGTCCGTCAACAAGATCCTGGCCGACGCCAAGGCACTCCCCCAGCTGGTAAAGCACGATCACTGGGACTGGCACCTCCACGCCACCACCCCCGAAGCTCCCCTGGCAGACCGGATGGGCACCGAAGCCGCCATGGGCATCATTGACGTGATCCGCAGCAGGGAAATGGAGCGCATGCGGGTGTGCGCTGCAGAGGACTGCGACGCCGTGGTGCTGGACCTGAGCCGCAACCGCTCCAAGCTCTACTGCGACACCGGCAACTGCGCCAACCGCGCCCACGTCGCCGCGTACCGGGCCAGGAAGGCCGCCGGGGGCGAATAG
- a CDS encoding DUF308 domain-containing protein translates to MTLPATPAQTPSASAAGLWKPVLIRATVALVFGAVTIFWATPSVHVLAWAVGLYLLATAGAVWMSRALPVAVPAVVALAGLVALVTQSDAGVALSAMLALLVLGLLEFAHGFRKRDMLARDWLVSGVISVGTAVLLPFFTSLGAHALLGVAGGGAIISGVLWILSGLTLRHDAKTASGTSQAAAPGASPEAVN, encoded by the coding sequence GTGACTCTCCCAGCGACTCCTGCCCAGACTCCTTCTGCCTCCGCGGCCGGACTCTGGAAACCCGTGCTGATCCGTGCCACTGTTGCGCTGGTGTTCGGCGCGGTCACGATCTTCTGGGCCACCCCGTCCGTGCATGTCCTGGCGTGGGCCGTGGGCCTGTATCTGCTCGCCACCGCAGGCGCGGTGTGGATGTCGCGTGCTTTGCCGGTGGCAGTCCCCGCAGTGGTGGCCTTGGCTGGACTCGTGGCGCTGGTAACGCAGTCGGACGCAGGCGTAGCTTTGTCGGCGATGCTGGCCCTGCTGGTGCTGGGGCTCCTTGAATTCGCCCATGGTTTCCGGAAACGGGACATGTTGGCGCGGGACTGGCTCGTTTCCGGCGTCATTTCCGTCGGAACCGCAGTTCTGTTGCCGTTCTTCACCTCCCTCGGAGCCCACGCGCTCCTGGGTGTCGCCGGTGGAGGGGCCATCATTTCCGGTGTGCTGTGGATCCTGTCAGGGCTGACTTTGCGGCACGATGCCAAGACAGCCTCCGGCACTTCCCAGGCCGCTGCTCCCGGCGCTTCGCCCGAGGCCGTAAACTAG
- a CDS encoding MATE family efflux transporter — MPQTTTAPTRSNAREILRLAVPAFGALIAEPLFLLADSAIVGHLGVDQLAGVGLASTILHTAVGLMVFLAYSTTPAVARAIGDGKLGKALAAGRDGVWLALLLGLALAVAGFVAAEPLVGFMGATGDVQQFAVDYLRWSMPGLAAMLLIFAGTGVLRGLQDTRTPLVVATAGFAVNIALNLFFVYGLNMSVTGSAIGTSIAQWAMAAVYLVMVSRNARQHGVSLRPDWHGIRAMTKVGSWLMLRTLSLRLAILATVLVVTAQGAVNLAAHQLAMTIFSFLAFALDALAIAAQALIGKELGARNAGRVRELTRTMIRWGLGFGVITGVLLAIAAPWAGYLFTPDAGVRSALTVALWVLAVGQPLAGYVFVLDGVLIGAGDARYLAIAGVVNLAVYVPLLVAVHQLRPDGEAGLLWLWAAFALGYMLARGVTLGLRARTDRWMVLGSH, encoded by the coding sequence GTGCCTCAAACCACAACCGCCCCCACCCGCTCCAACGCCCGCGAGATCCTCCGCCTGGCCGTCCCCGCGTTCGGCGCACTCATAGCCGAGCCCCTGTTCCTGCTGGCCGACTCGGCAATCGTCGGGCATCTGGGCGTCGACCAACTGGCCGGCGTGGGGCTCGCGTCCACCATTCTGCACACCGCCGTGGGGCTGATGGTCTTCCTGGCCTACTCGACGACGCCGGCAGTGGCCCGCGCGATCGGCGACGGCAAGTTGGGCAAGGCTTTGGCAGCAGGGCGCGACGGCGTGTGGTTGGCTCTACTGCTCGGGCTCGCGCTCGCCGTGGCCGGGTTCGTGGCCGCCGAGCCCCTGGTGGGGTTCATGGGAGCGACAGGAGACGTGCAGCAATTCGCCGTCGATTACCTGCGCTGGTCCATGCCTGGCCTGGCCGCGATGCTCCTCATTTTTGCCGGCACGGGTGTTCTTCGCGGACTCCAGGACACCAGGACGCCGCTTGTCGTGGCAACTGCGGGCTTCGCCGTTAACATCGCCCTCAACCTGTTCTTCGTCTACGGCCTGAACATGTCCGTGACGGGTTCCGCGATCGGTACCAGCATCGCCCAATGGGCCATGGCTGCCGTCTATCTGGTGATGGTCAGCCGCAACGCCCGGCAACACGGCGTGTCCCTGAGGCCCGACTGGCATGGCATCCGCGCCATGACCAAGGTGGGTTCGTGGCTCATGCTCCGCACCCTGAGCCTTCGCCTCGCCATCCTCGCTACGGTCCTGGTGGTCACAGCCCAGGGCGCCGTGAACCTCGCGGCCCACCAGTTGGCCATGACTATTTTCTCGTTCCTCGCCTTCGCCCTGGATGCCTTGGCCATTGCCGCGCAGGCGTTGATCGGCAAGGAACTTGGCGCCCGGAACGCCGGCCGGGTCAGGGAACTGACGCGCACCATGATCCGCTGGGGCTTGGGATTCGGGGTGATAACCGGGGTGCTGCTGGCCATCGCGGCGCCGTGGGCCGGCTACCTCTTCACCCCCGACGCCGGCGTACGCTCAGCCCTCACCGTTGCCCTCTGGGTCCTCGCGGTGGGACAGCCCCTGGCCGGCTACGTTTTCGTCCTCGATGGAGTCCTCATCGGCGCCGGCGACGCGCGCTACCTGGCGATTGCCGGCGTCGTAAATCTTGCCGTCTATGTGCCGCTGTTGGTGGCAGTCCACCAACTAAGGCCCGACGGCGAGGCGGGGCTCCTGTGGCTGTGGGCGGCGTTTGCGCTGGGCTACATGCTGGCCCGCGGGGTGACTTTGGGGCTGCGCGCACGTACGGATCGGTGGATGGTGCTGGGTTCGCACTAA